A single window of Cryptococcus neoformans var. neoformans JEC21 chromosome 3 sequence DNA harbors:
- a CDS encoding Dihydroorotate dehydrogenase, mitochondrial precursor, putative, which translates to MPLMRLVADPEQGHKLAVRVLAWDKWARPRDMGVDGAELQAELFGMHLKNPVGIAAGFDKDAEAIDGLFDLGFGYVEVGSVTPEPQPGNPKPRFFRLEEDDACINRYGFNSLGHGHALARLRLRLAKFAQDHPSLFPSPLPANLVPPAGLPRSLRAGQLLAVNLGKNKASDPDSNDDYVRGVRTLGPFADVVVINVSSPNTPGLRALQGKQQLERLLNDVVEERNKIAQGTGLPKIAVKVASDLSEDELADVASAVRSSGVEGVIVSNTTIRRKELNLVSGNQDQIGGLSGKPLFPYALNALKTLRPLLPPSIPIIGCGGISSGSDALTMANAGASIVQVYTSFGFRGVGTPRLIKDEITEHLKGESWKTHVGRDWASSGQPMGWDENRLKQESQALVDEANGLAELLRQSNDKAETAKLIEDAERALGIVKEKDGAASAATVVDETMPSLPPQAAVPSQGGGFGIEGVGAPSIGEALIAEPVPQVDLAPIVVLEEKKDNVDDRREGGERDNEWKQAVKAGPKRLV; encoded by the exons ATGCCGCTTATGCGCCTCGTCGCAGACCCCGAACAGGGCCACAAGCTCGCCGTCAGGGTCCTCGCATGGGACAAGTGGGCCCGGCCGAGAGACATGGGTGTCGACGGCGCCGAGCTGCAAGCAGAG CTTTTCGGCATGCATCTGAAAAATCCTGTCGGCATCGCGGCCGGCTTTGACAAGGACGCCGAGGCCATCGATGGTCTCTTTGACCTCGGTTTCGGTTATGTTGAAGTCGGAAGTGTCACTCCCGAACCCCAG CCCGGTAACCCCAAACCTCGGTTTTTCCGTCTCGAAGAGGACGATGCCTGCATCAACCGATATGGATTCAACTCTCTTGGACACGGCCACGCCCTCGCCCGACTCCGTCTCCGTCTGGCCAAGTTTGCTCAGGATCatccttccctctttccgTCCCCTCTGCCTGCAAACCTCGTCCCACCCGCGGGTTTGCCGAGGTCATTGAGAGCCGGACAGCTGCTTGCAGTCAACTTGGGCAAGAACAAGGCCAGTGACCCTGATTCAAACGACGACTACGTTCGAGGCGTCAGGACGCTGGGACCTTTTGCGGACGTGGTCGTGATCAACGTGTCAAGCCCGAATACCCCAGGATTGCGCGCTCTCCAGGGCAAGCAGCAGCTCGAGCGATTGTTGAACGATGTCGTCGAAGAAAGGAACAAGATCGCCCAGGGAACCGGACTGCCCAAGATTGCAGTCAAAGTCGCGTCAGACTTGAGCGAGGACGAGCTGGCAGATGTGGCGAGTGCGGTGAGAAGTAGTGGTGTCGAAGGCGTCATTGTTAGCAACACTACCATCCGAAGGAAAGAGCTCAATCTTGTTTCCG GCAACCAAGACCAGATCGGCGGTCTCTCCGGCAAGCCCCTCTTCCCTTACGCTCTCAATGCTCTCAAGACTCTGCGCCCGCTTCTCCCTCCGTCTATCCCCATCATCGGCTGTGGCGGTATCTCCTCCGGCTCCGACGCCCTCACCATGGCCAACGCCGGTGCTTCCATCGTCCAAGTCTACACCTCTTTCGGCTTCCGCGGTGTAGGTACCCCCCGTTTGATCAAGGATGAGATTACAGAGCACCTCAAGGGTGAATCATGGAAGACTCACGTAGGCCGCGACTGGGCGTCTTCAGGCCAACCGATGGGATGGGACGAGAACCGTCTCAAGCAAGAAAGCCAAGCGCTTGTCGACGAGGCCAACGGGCTGGCAGAGCTCTTGCGACAGTCTAATGACAAGGCAGAAACGGCCAAGCTCATCGAGGACGCGGAGAGGGCGTTGGGTATagtgaaagaaaaggatgggGCAGCGAGTGCCGCAACGGTAGTCGATGAAACGATGCCGTCCCTGCCTCCACAGGCGGCAGTCCCTTCACAAGGCGGCGGGTTTGGGATTGAGGGCGTCGGTGCGCCATCGATAGGAGAGGCACTGATCGCTGAGCCCGTGCCGCAAGTCGATCTTGCACCCATTGTAGTattggaggaaaagaaggacaaTGTTGACGACAGGAGGGAGGGTGGGGAAAGGGACAATGAGTGGAAGCAGGCAGTCAAGGCTGGGCCAAAGAGGTTAGTCTAG
- a CDS encoding phosphoribosylglycinamide formyltransferase, putative, protein MPRTRRITVLISGSGTNLQALLDAAGTPRLPGAAITAVISSRSNAYGLTRARTHAPPIPAAVCALKTFLNRNPGATREDYDAEVARQVLDTRPDIVVLAGWMHILSDRFLDILDGKKEPPPAPALPPPAPSSLPTQTEPIPSHAPGAVSQNAQATSELPPPPPSQSFPVPIINLHPALPGAFDGAHAIDRALEAFQKGEVTRTGVMVHRVVAEVDRGEPLLVKEVEIKPEDRLEDLEERIHSVEHEIIVDGARLIIEQLDRQGRP, encoded by the exons ATGCCCCGCACCCGCCGCATCACAGTCCTCATCTCAGGCTCAG GCACAAACCTCCAGGCGCTGCTCGATGCGGCCGGCACGCCCCGTCTCCCCGGCGCCGCGATCACCGCCGTCATCTCCTCCCGCTCAAACGCCTACGGCCTCACCCGCGCCCGCACGCACGCCCCCCCGATCCCCGCCGCCGTCTGCGCCCTCAAGACGTTCCTGAACCGCAACCCGGGCGCCACGAGGGAAGACTACGACGCGGAAGTCGCGAGGCAGGTTCTGGACACGAGGCCGGACATTGTCGTCCTCGCCGGCTGGATGCACATTCTCTCAGACCGCTTCCTCGATATACTCGACGGCAAGAAGGAGCCCCCGCCCGCGCCCGCCCTTCCGCCGCCCGCACCGAGCAGCCTGCCCACCCAGACCGAGCCCATCCCCTCCCACGCCCCCGGCGCCGTTTCGCAAAACGCACAGGCCACGTCCGAGCTTcccccgccgccgccgagCCAGTCGTTCCCCGTGCCCATCATCAATCTCCACCCAGCGTTGCCGGGCGCGTTTGACGGCGCGCATGCTATTGACAGGGCCTTGGAGGCTTTCCAAAAAGGCGAGGTCACGCGCACAGGCGTCATGGTTCACAGGGTCGTGGCCGAGGTAGACAGGGGGGAGCCCTTGCTCGTCAAAGAGGTTGAAATCAAGCCCGAGGACAGGCTGGAAGATCTTGAAGAGAGAATACATTCG GTTGAGCACGAGATTATCGTTGACGGCGCGCGACTCATTATTGAACAACTCGACAGACAGGGCCGACCATGA
- a CDS encoding family II 2-keto-3-deoxy-D-arabino-heptulosonate aldolase, putative: protein MAPAPAPWHPSSWREKPIAQDVVYEDKDQLETVLNKLRRLPPLVSPVEIDRLRTQLADVAAGKAFLLQGGDCAELFDDCSQDPIEHKLSLILLMSLIILHGSRLPVVRIARIAGQYAKPRSKPTEIVEFPTKDGKTEKKEVLSFRGDNVNGYDPTDRAPDPQRLLGSYFHSTATLNYIRTLLSSGFANLHNPVDWSFSHVRSPELQQAFSSVIESLQDSLEFMKVATGAVGGGERGGMETVDFYTSHEALLLEYEEAFTRSWDSTTLSPPATGDSTPILSRSASRIREASSSSSYPHSPARRPKSPKNLSDSINSLSMSVGDLGKGEAKKWYNTSAHFIWIGDRTRQLDGAHVEYFRGIANPIGIKIGPSMEPEEIVRVLDIVNPDKIPGKVTLIGRYGAAKVDQFLPKHIDAVLRTDHPVVWQCDAMHGNTKSSVHDPTLKTRHFVDVITEITRSMEIHKEKNTILGGVHLELTGEVNDDGYSVTECIGGSMELEDKDLSFNYRTHCDPRLNYEQSLDVAFLLADYLKSKRRGERPHDILLASLRGRKNDVEK, encoded by the exons ATGGCACCAGCACCTGCACCTTGGCACCCATCTTCCTGGAGGGAAAAACCCATCGCTCAG GATGTCGTCTATGAGGACAAGGACCAGCTGGAAACCGTTCTCAACAAGCTTCGTCGCTTACCACCTCTAGTTTCTCCTGTGGAG ATCGATAGGCTCCGTACTCAACTGGCCGATGTGGCGGCTGGCAAGGCATTCTTGCTTCAAGGCGGAGACTGTGCCGAGCTTTTTGACGACTGTTCTCAA GACCCCATCGAGCACAAGCTGTCCCTCATCCTGCTAATgtctctcatcatccttcacGGATCACGTTTACCTGTCGTAAGGATTGCACGCATTGCAGGCCAGTACGCCAAGCCGAGGAGTAAACCTACAGAGATTGTCGAGTTTCCCACCAAAGACGGaaagacggagaagaaagaggtgCTGAGTTTCAGAGGAGACAATGTCAATGGTTATGATCCGACCGATAGAGCCCCCGATCCTCAAAGGCTTTTAGG ATCTTACTTTCATTCCACCGCCACGCTCAACTACATTCGTACACTTCTTTCATCGGGTTTCGCCAATTTACATAATCCTGTCGACTGGTCGTTTTCCCATGTCCGATCGCCAGAGCTTCAGCAAGCTTTCTCCTCGGTCATTGAGAGTTTGCAAGATAGTTTAGAGTTTATGAAGGTGGCCACTGGCGCTGTTGGAGGTGGTGAAAGGGGTGGTATGGAGACTGTTGATTTCTACACCAG CCACGAAGCTTTGCTGTTGGAGTATGAAGAGGCTTTCACTCGCTCTTGGGACTCTACGACCTTGTCTCCCCCAGCGACGGGTGACTCTACCCCGATCCTCTCTCGATCAGCATCTCGTATCCGTGaagcatcatcatcatcttcttacCCACACTCTCCCGCTCGTCGTCCCAAATCGCCCAAGAATTTGAGCGACTCGATCAACAGTCTGTCCATGTCTGTTGGTGATTtagggaaaggggaggcGAAGAAGTGGTACAATACCTCTGCTCATTTCATCTGGATCGGGGATAGGACGAGACAGTTGGATGGGGCGCATGTGGAGTACTTTAGGGGTATCGCAAACCCCAT AGGTATCAAGATTGGCCCTTCCATGGAGCCCGAGGAAATCGTTCGCGTCCTTGACA TTGTTAACCCCGACAAGATCCCGGGCAAGGTGACGCTTATCGGGCGATACGGTGCCGCCAAAGTCGATCAGTTCTTGCCAAAGCACATTGATGCCGTGTTGAGGACCGATCATCCAGTGGTCTGGCAGTGTGATGCCATGCATGGCAA CACCAAATCCTCTGTCCATGACCCTACCCTCAAAACTCGACATTTTGTAGACGTCATTACCGAAATTACTCGAAGCATGGAAATCcataaagaaaagaataCTATTCTTGGTGGAGTGCATCTTGAATTGACAGGAGAGGTCAATGACGATGGGTATTCTGTT ACCGAGTGTATCGGTGGTTCGATGGAGTTGGAGGATAAAGACCTCTCGTTCAATTACAGAACGCATTGCGACCCGCGTTTGAATTACGAGCAGTCGCTAG ACGTCGCGTTTTTGCTCGCCGACTACCTCAagtcaaagagaagaggcgaAAGACCGCATGATATTTTGCTTGCAAGCTTGCGTGGTCGGAAAAATGACGTTGAAAAATAA
- a CDS encoding pria protein precursor, putative, with the protein MLPVPPSVHRLVILFLVAVPLLSIILPVTAAAAGVDAPSKLQPRAPQPSRRMGATKRSKKIEPLKKKDYSSFLCPGGSVACPIPGDEVSPSSVEALEKSLNSLADWFKVGFECVELETELNSCGGCLALGSGQDCALIENARTTGCESGSCQVYSCFDGYVVSPDRTSCVKKGSTIPATPVTAVNVEELVADDQLPLGQ; encoded by the exons ATGCTCCCTGTTCCTCCCTCTGTACACCGCCTggtcatcctcttcctcgtcgccGTCCCTCtgctctccatcatcctccccGTGACAGCTGCGGCCGCTGGCGTAGATGCTCCCTCCAAACTCCAGCCCCGcgctcctcaaccttcGCGTCGTATGGGCGCCACCAAGCGATCCAAAAAAATCGAGcccttgaagaagaaggactACTCGTCATTTCTTTGCCCAGGGGGCTCTGTGGCTTGCCCCATCCCAGGCGATGAAGTTTCTCCATCGAGTGTCGAggccttggagaagagccTCAATTCCCTCGCCGACTGGTTCAAGGTTGGCTTCGAGTGTGTGGAGCTTGAAACAGAATTGAACTCTTGCGGCGGTTGCTTAGCACTTGGTTCTGG CCAAGATTGCGCTCTTATCGAAAACGCTCGTACAACCGGCTGCGAGAGTGGCTCATGCCAAGTATACTCATGCTTCGATGGCTATGTCGTCTCGCCTGACAGGACATCTTGCGTCAAGAAGGGATCTACCATTCCAGCTACGCCCGTTACCGCCGTCAACGTCGAAGAGCTTGTCGCCGACGATCAGCTCCCTTTAGGGCAATAA
- a CDS encoding dihydroxyacetone kinase 1, putative, protein MAPAQKHLLNTPQTLVVDSLKGLATLNPNVKLDEAQRVIYTPPTEPKVALLSGGGSGHEPAHAAFVGPGLLSAAICGNIFASPNVAQIRRGLELVTREKGGLVVVMNYTGDALHFGLAAEQHRSAGKVGDVRVLMVGDDVAVGREQGSIVGRRGLAGTILVYKVAAALSDKGADLDSVENIAKYVASRLGTLGVGLEHCHVPGTRAGTSHLGANEVEVGMGIHNEAGTYKLEMTTASELVGRMLTQITDTTDKDKSFVPFKGDGSDEVVLLVNDLGAISELEMGGLTNEAVKWLQSRKIKVRRVLAGTYMTSLNMPGFSLTLLLLPSASEKAPYSANEILEYLDTPASAPGWKWHAGREPGTLDVKAEEAPIPVQKDNAVLPSTDAKGFLAAIARACKALIAAEPELTEQDQIAGDGDAGLTLEAGAKGVLKAIEEGRLKGENVVQDVKVIAEIVEDDMGGTSGALYSIFFAGLGKSLRDAATNGAKSTSPEVWSKAAAEALATLYKYTRARPPSRTLVDPLDAFVASLPSKGLSSAAEDALAAADKTKELVAKAGRGAYVNQEDLKKREVPDPGAWGIWRILDGLRGFEA, encoded by the exons ATGGCTCCCGCTC AGAAACACCTTCTCAACACTCCTCAGACCCTTGTGGTCGATTCACTCAAGGGCCTGGCCACCCTCAATCCCAACGTGAAACTTGACGAGGCCCAAAGAG TAATCTACACACCTCCGACTGAACCTAAAGTCGCTCTTCTCTCGGGAGGGGGGTCCGGTCATGAGCCCGCCCATGCCGCTTTTGTGGGACCTGGATTGTTATCGGCTGCAATCTGCGGAAACATCTTTGCTTCTCCGAACGTCGCTCAGATCCGTCGAGGACTCGAGTTGGTGACACGCGAAAAGGGTGGTCTTGTCGTAGTCATGAACTACACGGGTGACGCTTTGCACTTTGGCTTGGCTGCCGAGCAGCACAGGAGTGCAGGAAAAGTTGGGGATGTTCGAGTCTTGATGGTTGGGGATGATGTGGCTGTTGGCAGGGAACAGGGAAGCATCGTTGGTAGACG AGGGCTCGCCGGTACGATTCTGGTGTACAAAGTGGCTGCTGCTCTTTCCGATAAAGGCGCCGATCTTGACTCTGTAGAAAACATTGCCAAATATGTGGCTTCTCGGCTAGGGACTCTTGGTGTCGGCCTTGAACACTGTCAC GTCCCAGGAACTCGTGCTGGTACCTCCCACCTTGGAGCCAACGAAGTTGAAGTT GGCATGGGTATTCACAACGAAGCTGGTACTTACAAGCTTGAGATGACGACTGCATCTGAGCTTGTGGGAAGAATGCTCACCCAAATCACTGATACTACCGACAAGGACAAGTCATTCGTGCCTTTCAAAGGCGATGGCTCTGATGAGGTGGTGTTGTTGGTGAACGACTTGGGAGCCATAAGTGAGCTTGAAATGGGTGGCCTCACAAACGAAG CTGTCAAGTGGCTTCAGTCAAGGAAGATCAAAGTTCGTCGAGTCCTTGCTGGAACTTATATGACATCTCTCAACATGCCTGGTTTCTCCcttactcttcttctcctcccttctGCTTCTGAAAAAGCACCTTACTCTGCCAATGAGATCCTTGAGTACCTTGACACTCCCGCTAGTGCTCCAGGTTGGAAGTGGCATGCGGGTAGGGAACCTGGAACGCTTGATGTGAAGGCTGAAGAGGCACCTATCCCCGTGCAAAAAGACAACGCTGTTTTACCCT CCACTGATGCAAAAGGCTTCCTTGCTGCTATCGCTCGGGCGTGCAAGGCTCTTATTGCCGCCGAACCTGAACTCACTGAACAAGACCAGATCGCcggagatggggatgcAGGTCTCACTTTGGAGGCCGGCGCCAAGGGTGTGTTGAAGGCGATTGAGGAGGGCCGATTGAAGGGCGAGAATGTAGTGCAGGATGTCAAGGTTATTGCCGAAATCGTGGAGGATGACATGGGCGGCACTTCGGGTGCCCTCTACTC GATATTCTTTGCGGGATTGGGCAAATCCTTGAGAGATGCTGCTACAAATGGTGCCAAGAGCACATCCCCCGAGGTTTGGAGcaaagctgctgctgaagcCCTGGCCACTCTTTACAAAT ACACTCGTGCCCggcctccttctcgaacccTCGTTGACCCCCTTGATGCCTTTGTTGCCTCTTTACCTTCAAAAGGACTTTCCTCCGCGGCGGAGGACGCTCTTGCAGCAGCTGACAAGACCAAGGAGCTTGTGGCTAAGGCTGGTCGAGGAGCATATGTGAATCAGgaggatttgaagaagcgTGAAGTCCCCGACCCTGGAGCTTGGGGTATCTGGCGAATTTTGGATGGCTTGCGAGGTTTTGAGGCTTAA
- a CDS encoding expressed protein, whose amino-acid sequence MLDLSVTPKHGNAGGRYFPHTGHLGVSPVVVQGKVATKLPPVCDPLLVKSISLRIKCTEYRTGGAFEGDLQNTLWEQSQLLLAPPDGEKYLNVGDWDQQFKMAIPIEAATQGRSTMCIREYKVVWRMEVVIEHKPIHYVGTSITKAFALNLQNHQAPPLRPLSPSPSLCIGSDAYVSEACLNVPHGVFGPGDSFHVALLIKPENPTTMVKKVTVVLERLIELVDSKSASRRDSFNDRSPSKRRHVHSSRSYSPTQTSRLTSILRRSLSPRPPFHRLQSDPHTSVGPSVQHEGQVIRDKITESSTTDMTSGGAGFRCSLPMSLPRRTGKWALGETHQTGLVSMSYQLRASITLKGVRRSSPSKTFILPTAPITLISTSTTERLDAVAAAEHKRKKLGSLGKGLYLHGENSSIVDSRDPVHPEEPPALSTVIGVATNIKPILLPPDKSQHPPSQSISFSFPSPSQRSPTVRSLPIQSLLNPETSKSSSNHQLPSPPPTRQGPSSLDVVADPESGSLLRLFHVQGSGRRISTTTSEEEEVQPSRSRQKLRAEPPTTIAEFEWPSLPSLDTLGLGLPHVPEDHRPRSRPRTAPIHSTFAMSKNGVPPPLSGAFGGPMSGDQLGQRPMTSAGASRGWREEEDAATFAFALPEDKGHIDMRR is encoded by the exons ATGCTCGACCTCTCCGTTACCCCCAAGCACGGAAATGCAGGCGGTCGTTACTTTCCCCACACAG GCCATCTTGGCGTAAGTCCGGTGGTAGTCCAAGGCAAGGTTGCAACCAAGCTCCCGCCTGTGTGCgatcctcttctcgtcaAGAGTATTTCCCTGCGCATCAAATGCACCGAGTACCGCACTGGCGGGGCATTCGAAGGCGACCTGCAAAACACGCTATGGGAACAATCGCAATTACTCCTTGCACCGCCAGACGGCGAAAAGTATCTTAACGTAGGTGATTGGGATCAGCAGTTTAAAATGGCTATCCCTATAGAAGCGGCAACACAAGGGAGGAGTACGATGTGCATAAGGGAGTACAAGGTCGTGTGGAGAATGGAGGTCGTTATCGAACACAAGCCGATCCACTATGTGGGTACAAGTATCACCAAAGCTTTTGCTCTCAACTTGCAAAATCATCAGGCCCCTCCTTTGAgacctctttccccttcaccGTCTTTATGCATTGGCTCGGATGCCTACGTTTCCGAAGCCTGTCTTAACGTCCCGCACGGCGTTTTCGGACCTGGTGACTCGTTTCACGTTGCCTTGCTGATCAAGCCGGAGAATCCTACTACTATGGTAAAGAAGGTCACGGTGGTGCTGGAACGCCTTATAGAACTGGTTGACTCCAAATCCGCTAGTCGACGGGATTCCTTCAACGACCGATCGCCCTCGAAAAGGCGCCATGTACACTCTTCTCGATCTTACTCTCCTACGCAGACTTCGAGGCTCACTTCCATTCTCCGCAGAAGCCTATCGCCTCGCCCGCCTTTCCATCGGCTACAATCTGATCCACATACCTCGGTCGGTCCTTCTGTTCAACACGAGGGCCAAGTCATTCGTGACAAAATTACAGAATCGTCCACTACCGACATGACTTCGGGAGGGGCGGGATTTCGATGTTCTTTACCTATGTCCCTTCCACGTCGAACAGGCAAATGGGCTTTAGGCGAAACCCACCAGACCGGCTTGGTATCAATGTCTTATCAGCTCAGAGCCTCAATCACACTCAAAGGAGTTCGTCGCTCATCACCCTCCAAGACATTCATCCTCCCTACTGCCCCTATCACCCTCATTTCCACCTCGACCACAGAGAGATTAGATGCAGTTGCAGCGGCTGAACataaaagaaagaagctaGGGTCATTAGGGAAAGGCCTGTATCTTCACGGAGAGAATAGCAGCATCGTTGATTCTCGGGATCCTGTTCACCCCGAAGAGCCTCCTGCATTGTCAACAGTCATTGGTGTTGCAACTAACATTAAACCTATCCTCTTGCCTCCGGACAAGTCGCAACATCCACCGTCGCAATCGATCTCTTTCAGTTTCCCTTCGCCTTCGCAGCGTTCTCCAACTGTCCGTTCTCTCCCTATACAATCCCTTCTCAATCCGGAAACCTCCAAATCATCCTCGAACCATCAACTCCCATCACCCCCTCCTACTCGCCAAGGTCCAAGTTCACTTGATGTAGTCGCGGATCCGGAGTCTGGATCTTTGCTTCGGCTGTTTCACGTCCAAGGGTCGGGCCGTCGTATCTCGACTACAACgtctgaagaggaagaagtgcaACCCTCTCGGTCCCGTCAAAAACTGCGTGCAGAACCGCCTACTACCATTGCAGAGTTTGAGTGGCCATCTCTACCTTCCCTTGATACTTTGGGTCTGGGGCTACCTCACGTGCCGGAAGATCATCGTCCAAGATCGCGCCCAAGAACAGCCCCTATACATTCTACATTTGCTATGTCAAAAAATGGTGTGCCGCCACCGCTGAGCGGGGCGTTTGGGGGACCAATGTCTGGAGACCAATTGGGACAAAGGCCAATGACAAGTGCGGGAGCATCAAGAGGctggagggaggaagaggatgcaGCGACGTTCGCATTCGCTTTACCTGAAGACAAGGGGCATATAGATATGAGAAGATAA
- a CDS encoding thioredoxin (allergen cop c 2), putative — MVKAIESYDEWKTLTSGSDVVVVDYWATWCGPCKMISPHFAKLEGKFPNVKFAKVDVEEQEDIAKEAQIKAMPTFVAYKDGKVIETVTGAVPAKINALLDKVAA; from the exons ATGGTCAAGGCTATTGAATCTTACGACGAGTGGAAGACTCTC ACTTCTGGCTCCGatgtcgtcgtcgtcgactACTGGGCGACTTGGTGCGGTCCTTGCAAGATGATCTCTCCCCACTTTGCCAAGCTTGAGGGCAAGTTTCCCAATGTCAAGTTTGCCAAGGTCGATGTTGAGGAGCAAGAG GACATTGCCAAGGAGGCTCAAATCAAGGCCATGCCTACTTTTGTCGCCTACAAAGACGGCAAGGTGATTGAGACTGTTACTGGTGCTGTCCCCGCAAAGATCAAT GCTTTGCTCGACAAGGTCGCGGCTTAA
- a CDS encoding inositol/phosphatidylinositol kinase, putative: protein MDINQRASLTLGTQRSPPDTLDVARFHLQAAGHDGTIDASLDHRNLYKPTTQEEIQFYENINDFDFLIEHPGLVKIKPFIPTYKGCVDRSSYIRSDDSIQTEDAEEVPVYGEGGEVIGYKENIAKKHTQSIVLSNLLYGLLNPIVADFKLGKRWWGSRSGRAKRLRHDKSCAATTSGTTGIMFAGAHTWVPGKETCVSTTKSYGYSLRDDNLSDSMACVFPSVTDWHLFSKKPHLTLRTDPSSRLQRKPSSDCMADMLSRTLKTIESVTDIRTAMKESGWSYPGSSLLIAHGVSEFTGKTEVRCALIDFAHAHEHNDELPPDGVDDGLETLSKLLKDRANYLQSYRSTTTRCDDTAEL from the exons ATGGACATTAATCAAAGAGCAAGTTTAACTCTCGGTACCCAGCGATCCCCACCAGATACGCTAGATGTCGCCCGTTTCCATTTGCAAGCCGCAGGCCACGATGGCACAATTGACGCGTCTTTGGATCACAGGAACTTGTACAAA CCCACGACCCAAGAAGAAATCCAGTTCTATGAGAATATTAACGATTTCGACTTCCTCATTGAACACCCCGGATTAGTCAAGATAAAGCCTTTTATTCCAACATACAAGGGATGTGTTGATCGCTCCTCATATATCAGGTCCGATGATTCCATACAAACCGAAGATGCAGAAGAGGTTCCTGTGTAcggagaaggtggagaagtGATCGGATACAAGGAAAACATTGCAAAGAAGCACACTCAG TCAATTGTACTTTCAAACTTGTTATACGGGTTGCTGAACCCTATCGTAGCCGATTTCAAACTAGGGAAACGATGGTGGGGAAGTCGATCAGGACGGGCCAAGCGTCTTAGGCATGATAAGTCATGCGCGGCCACGACAAGTGGTACAACAGGTATTATGTTTGCAGGGGCACAT ACATGGGTCCCTGGTAAAGAAACCTGCGTTTCGACTACCAAAAGCTACGGCTATAGCCTTCGAGATGACAATTTGAGCGATTCTATGGCATGTGTCTTCCCAAGCGTTACCGATTGGCATCTTTTTTCTAAAAAACCACATCTGACTTTACGGACTGACCCGAGCAGTAGGCTGCAAAGAAAACCGTCGTCGGATTGCATGGCAGACATGTTAAGTAGGACCTTAAAGACCATTGAAAGCGTTACCGATATAAGAACAGCTATGAAAGAATCAGGATGGAGCTATCCAGGAAGTTCGCTGCTCATCGCGCATGGTGTGTCCGAGTTTACGGGGAAGACAGAAGTCAGATGTGCTTTAATAGACTTTGCGCATGCGCATGAGCACAACGACGAGCTGCCTCCGGATGGCGTTGACGATGGATTGGAGACGTTGTCCAAGCTGCTAAAAGACAGAGCCAATTACTTGCAATCCTACCGCTCCACGACCACTCGGTGCGATGATACAGCAGAGCTCTGA